CGGTCTTCTCGATCAGGATGCGCGCCAGCAGGCGGCCGATACGACCGAAGCCGTAGAGGACCACGTCGGTGCCTTCACGACCGGAACCGTTCTGCTTGCCGACCACCTCGGCCAGCTCGTCCTTGACGAACTGCTCGACGCCGCGACCAGCGCCTTCGGCCTTGAACTTGGCAACCAGCTTGCCCAGGTCCACGGAAGCGGCGCCCAGCTTGAGCTCGCTCATGGCCTTGAGCATGGGGAAGGTGTCGTGCACCGACAGTTCAGCCTCATCGGCAAGGCGATGGCGAGCGAAACGGTGGGCCTTGAGGATGTCGATGACCGAACGGTTGATCAGGCCACGGCCATAGATCGAGGTCACCACATTGTTGTTGCGATAGAGCTGACCAATCAGCGGAATCATCGCTTCCGCGAGGGCTTCACGATCGATCCATTCACCGAGACACTGGTCGGGCTTCTGAGTCACGGGCAGTACCTTCCACATGTAGGGGCTGAAAAAAGGGGCTACATTATGACGGCGCGCGCGGGCATGAGCAATGCGCGCCTGTCGCGACTGACATTGACCACCAAGCCCCGCTACAATTCCCGGCCTTTCGTCACGACCGTGAGCCGCCCGTGTCCGTACTGCGTCTTCCGTCTCTACCGGCCAGCGCCGGCAAACAACAGTGGGGTAACCTGCCCGGCGCCGCGCTGTCTCTAACTATCGCCGAAGCGGCCAGCAATGCCGGCCGCTTCACACTGGTGCTTACCGAAGGCAGCCAGAGCGCCGAGCGGCTGCAGGAAGAACTGGCGTTCTTCGCCCCCGACCTGCCAGTGCTGCACTTTCCCGACTGGGAAACCCTGCCCTACGATGTCTTCTCGCCGCACCAGGACATCATCTCGCAACGCATCGCAGCACTCTATCGCCTGCCGCAGCTGAGCCGCGGCATCCTTGTAGTGCCGATCACCACTGCCCTACACCGCCTGGCACCGAAGCGTTTTCTGCTGGGTGGCAGCCTGGTGCTGGATGTCGGCCAGAAACTCGATGTGGAGCAGATGCGCGGCCGCTTGGAGGCCGCCGGCTACCGCTGCGTCGATACCGTTTACGAGCACGGCGAGTTCGCCGTGCGCGGCGCATTGATCGATCTGTTCCCGATGGGCAGTGACACGCCCTACCGCATCGACCTGTTCGACGACGAAATCGAAACCCTGCGCACCTTCGACCCCGAGACCCAGCGCTCGGTGGACAAGGTCGAGTCGATCCGCCTGCTGCCGGCGCGTGAATTTCCGCTGGAAAAGAAAGCCGTCACCGATTTCCGCGGGCGCTTTCGCGAGCGCTTCGACGTGGATTTCCGTCGCTGCCCGATCTATCAGGACCTTTCCACCGGCATCACCCCAGCTGGCATCGAGTACTACCTGCCGCTGTTCTTCGAAGAGACGGACACCCTGTTCGACTACCTGCCGGGCGACACCCAGGTATTTTCCCTGCCCGGTATCGAAAAAGCCGCCGAGCAATTTTGGACAGATGCGCGTAGCCGCTATGAGGATCGCCGAGTCGATCCAGAGCGACCACTGCTACCGCCTGCCGACATCTTCCTGCCGGTGGAGGACTGTTTCGCCCGCCTGAAGAGCTGGCCGCGGGTGGTGGTCAATCAGGACGATATCGAGCCCGGCGTCGGCCAGACCCGTTTTGACGCACGCGCCCTGCCCGACCTGGCGATTCAGGCCAAGGCCGGCGAGCCGCTGGCGGCGTTGCGCCGCTTTATCGAAGAATATCCAGGCCGCGTGCTGTTCTGTGCCGAATCAGCCGGTCGCCGCGAAGTGCTGCTGGAACTGCTCGCCCGCCTCAAGCTCAAGCCCCGGGAAGTCGAGGGCTGGCCGGCCTTCGTCGCCAGCCCTGAACGCCTCAACATCTGCATCGCACCACTGGATGAGGGCCTGCTGCTCGACGACCTGGCACTGATCGCCGAGAGCCCGCTGTTCGGCCAGCGCGTCATGCAGCGTCGCCGCCGCGAAAAAGGCCGAGAAGGCGGCGACAACGTGATCAAGAACCTCACCGAGCTGCGCGAAGGCGCGCCGGTGGTGCATATCGATCACGGCGTCGGCCGCTACCTGGGCCTGGTGACCATGGAGTTCGATGGCCAGGCCGCCGAATTCCTCGCCCTGCAGTATGCCGACGAAGCCAAGCTTTATGTCCCCGTGGCCAGCCTGCACCTGATCGCCCGCTACACCGGCAGTGACGATGCCCTGGCGCCGCTGCATCGCCTCGGTTCGGAGGTCTGGCAGAAGGCCAAGCGCAAGGCGGCCGAGCAGGTGCGCGATGTTGCCGCCGAGCTGCTCGACATCTACGCCCGCCGCGCCGCTCGTGAAGGCTTCGCCTTCCAGGACCCGGCACTGGACTACGCCACCTTCAGCGCTGGTTTCCCCTTCGAGGAAACCCCGGACCAACAGGCCGCCATCGATGCCGTGCGCGCCGACATGCTGGCTGGCAAGCCGATGGATCGCCTGGTCTGCGGCGACGTCGGCTTCGGCAAGACCGAGGTGGCCATGCGCGCCGCCTTCATCGCCGTGCACAGCGGCAAGCAGGTCGCCGTGCTGGTGCCCACCACCCTGCTCGCCCAGCAGCACTACAACAGCTTCCGCGACCGCTTCGCCGACTGGCCGGTGAAGGTCGAGGTGATGAGCCGCTTCAAGAGCGCCAAGGAAGTCGGCGAGGCCGTGCAGCAACTGGCCGAAGGCAAGGTGGATATCGTCATCGGCACGCACAAGCTGCTGCAGGATGACGTCAAGTTCCAAAACCTCGGCTTGGCCATCATCGACGAGGAACACCGCTTCGGCGTGCGCCAGAAGGAGCAGCTCAAGGCCCTGCGCAGCGAGGTGGATATTCTCACCCTGACCGCCACGCCTATCCCGCGCACCCTGAACATGGCCGTGGCCGGCATGCGCGACCTGTCGATCATCGCCACCCCACCGGCGCGGCGCCTGTCGGTGCGCACCTTCGTCATGGAAGCCAACAAGCCGACCATCAAGGAAGCACTGCTGCGCGAGCTACTACGGGGCGGCCAGGTGTACTACCTGCACAACGACGTGAAGACCATCGAGAAATGTGCTGCCGACCTGGCCGAACTGGTGCCCGAAGCACGTATCGGTATCGGCCATGGACAGATGCGCGAACGCGATCTCGAACAAGTGATGAGCGACTTCTACCACAAGCGCTTCAACGTGCTGGTGGCCTCGACCATCATCGAGACCGGCATCGACGTACCCAGCGCCAACACCATCATCATCGACCGCGCCGACAAGTTCGGTCTGGCCCAGCTGCACCAGCTGCGTGGCCGTGTCGGCCGTAGCCACCACCAGGCCTACGCCTACCTGCTCACCCCGCCGCGCAAGCAGATGACCACAGACGCCGAGAAACGCCTGGAGGCCATCGCCAACGCCCAGGATCTCGGCGCGGGCTTCGTCCTGGCCACCCACGACCTGGAAATTCGCGGCGCCGGCGAACTGCTCGGCGACGGCCAGAGCGGACAGATTCAGGCCGTCGGTTTCACCTTGTACATGGAAATGCTCGAACGCGCAGTCAAGGCCATCCAGAAAGGCGAGCAGCCGAACCTCGACCAGCCGCTGGGCGGCGGCCCGGAGATCAACCTGCGCGTACCGGCGCTGATCCCCGAAGACTACCTACCCGACGTGCACGCCCGTCTGATTCTCTACAAGCGTATCGCCAACGCCAGCGACGAGGATGGCCTGAAGGAGCTGCAGGTAGAGATGATCGACCGCTTCGGCCTGTTGCCGGAACCAACCAAGAATCTGATGCGCCTGACCCTGCTCAAGCTGCAGGCAGAGAAGCTGGGTATTACCAAGGTCGACGCCGGACCACAGGGCGGCCGCATCGAATTCGCAGCAGAGACCTGCGTCGACCCGCTGACGCTGATCAAGCTGATCCAGGCCCAACCGAAACGCTACAAGTTCGAAGGCGCCACCGTCTTCAAGATCCAGGTGCCCATGGAGCGCGCGGAAGAGCGCTTCAACACCCTGGAAGCCCTGCTCGAGCGCCTCGCGCCCACCACCTGAAGGACACCTACATGCGCCCATTGCACCTGATCGCCCTGCTGCTCTGCCTGCTCGCCCCGAGCGCCTTCGCCGAACGCCTGTATCAGGTGGAACTGCTGGTATTCCGCCAGGCCGGTGACGCGGTGATCGCGCCGAAGATCGCCCCCGACGACTGGGCCGGCACCGCCCTGCCGATCGCCGGCAGCGAGCGCCCCACCAGCCTCGACAGCGAAGCAGCCAAGCTCAACTCGGGTAATGGCTATCAGGTTCTGCTGCACAAGGCCTGGAGCCAGACGCTGAGCAACTCGCCCAGCCGCGTAGCCATCAACAGCGGCGAGGCGCACCTCGGCCACTACCCGGTCGAAGGCACCCTCGCCTTCACCCAGGATCGCTTCGCCGATCTGGACCTGGAACTGTGGATCAACCGCTTCAGTGCCGACGGCCTGCTGGAAAGCAGCGAACACATGAAAGTCGCCCAGCGCCTGAAGGACAACAGCCTGACCTACCTCGATCACGGCAGCCTCGGCGCCCTGGTGCGCATCAGCCCGCTGTAAGGGGAGGTAACGAAAAGGGCCGCTAAGCGGCCCTTTTCATTTGCTCAGAGAAGCTAGTCACTCAGCACGCGCGCCAATACCGCCTTGAGCGTGCCCATGCCCTGCTCCAGCACCCGTTCGATTTCGTCCATGGTGATCAGGCCACTGGTCTTGCCCGCAGCAGGATTCACCACCAGCGCCAGACAGGCATAAGGCAACGCCAGCTCACGCGCCAGTGCAGCCTCGGGCATTGCGGTCATGCCGACCAGATCACAGCCGTCACGCTCCATCCGCACGATCTCCGCCGCCGTTTCCAAGCGCGGCCCCTGCGTGCAGCCGTACACGCCATGGCTGCTGAATGCAGCACCTTCAGCGGTCAACGCCGCGATCAGGCGCTCGCGCAATGCCGCATCGTAGGGGTAGCTGAAATCCACGTGCGTCACGTGATCCAGCTCACCCTCGAAAAAGGTGTGCGCACGACCGGCCGTGTAATCGATGAGCTGATGCGGCACGCAGAAATGTCCCGCCCCCATCTCCGCATGAATGCCACCCACAGCATTGACCGCAACAATCTCGCGCGCCCCTGCATGCTTCAACGCCCACAGGTTGGCGCGGTAGTTGATCTGATGCGGAGCAATCCGATGCGGTTGGCCGTGGCGCGCCAGAAACAACACCTCGCGCCCGCCGTACTCGCCACGCAGGATATCGGCCGAGGGCGTGCCATAGGGCGTATCCAGCGTCAGCGCCTGACGAATCACCAGGCCTTCGAGCTGCGTCAGACCGGTGCCACCGATGATTGCATAAACGGTCATGCTGAGCCCTCAGTCGAGCAGATGCGCCGCTCTAAGCGCAGCCACCGCCGCAGACCAACGCGGCGCCTGACGATAATCGGTGCACGCATGGCCGCGACCACGCATGCGCTGCAGTCGCTCGGCCGGGGTGACCTGCAAGCGCTGCAATGCGCTGAGCGCCAGTTCCGCCGAGCCTCGATCATTGCACACCAGGCCCATGTCACAGCCAGCAGCAAGCGCCGCCTCGATACGCTTGCCGGCATCGCCAACCACGTGCGCACCGGCCATGGACAGGTCGTCACTGAAAATCACGCCGTCGAAGCCCAGCTCGCCGCGCAGGATGCCCTGCAGCCAGCGACGAGAGAAACCCGCCGGCTGCTCATCGACCTGCGGATAGATGACATGCGCCGGCATCACCGCATCGAGCTCGCCAGCCAGGCGCTTGAACGGCTGCATGTCACAGGCGCGAATCTCATCGAGGCTGCGCTCGTCGACCGGAATGGCCACGTGAGAGTCCGCCTCAGCCCAGCCATGCCCGGGAAAATGCTTGCCGGTCGCTGCCATACCTGCCTGGTGCATGCCGCGGATGAACGCAGCCGCCAGCGTGGTTGCGCGCTGCGGGTCGCCCTCGAAGGCGCGACTGCCGACCACCGCACTGCGCTGATGGTCGAGATCGAGGACCGGAGCGAAGCTGAGATCCAGCCCGACGGCCAGCACCTCGGTCGCCATCAGCCAGCCGCAATGCTCGGCAAGCACTTCGGCATTGTCGTTGTCGGCGATCGCGCGCATCGCCGGCAGACGCAGAAAGCCCTGGCGCAGACGCTGCACCCGGCCGCCCTCCTGGTCCACGGCCAGCAGCAGGTCCGGGCGCACGGCACGAATGCTCTGACACAACTCGCGCACCTGGCGTGGCGATTCGATGTTGCGGGCGAAAATGATCAAGCCACCCACCTCGGGCTGGCGCAGCATCTGGCGATCCTCGGCGGTCAGCCAGGTGCCGGCGATGTCCATCATCAAAGAGCCTTGCATAAACCTATTCCTTACGTGAAATCTTGGCCTGCGCCCACTGCGGGCAGGCTGCTTCGTCGATACGCACCCGGCCGTGCGGCGGCACGCGATCAAAAAGCGCCAGCATGTCGGCGTTGCGCAAACGGATGCAGCCATGGGACAACGGCTCGCCCATGGGTTCCGTGTCCGGGGTGCCGTGAAGATAGATGTAGCGACGGAAGGTATCGACCTCGCCCAGGCGATTGCGCCCCGGTTCGAGACCGCTCAACCAGAGAATGCGGGTAAGGATCCAGTCACGGCCGGGAAATTGCTCGTGCAGTTGCGGCGACCATACCTCACCGGTCCAGCGACGCCCGCGCAACACGGCCGCCAGAGGCAGACCGGCGCCGATCTTCGCGCGCACTTGATGCAGCCCGCGCGGCGTGCAACCCGAGCCATTACGCTCACCTGCGCCGTTGCGTGCGGTGGATACGGGAAAACACACTATCAGCCGCCCAGCACTGAAGCCGTAGAGCGCCTGATCAGCAATGGAGATGTGGAGTAAATCAAGATCGGACATGGGCCGCTAGCTTAGCCGAAGGACGAAGCCAAGCCCACCTGCCGCCCGGTCAAACCTTGGGGGCAGCGCTTGGCGTCTTGGTCCGGGGCTTGAGTTGTGCGCTGGCCAATGCAGGATCGTTGACCCCGGTTTCCGAACGCATACCGGCGGCAAGGAATGGCACCATCATCCGCATCACCTGCTCGATCGAGGTGTTGACGCCGAAATCGGTCTCGGCCATCGCGCGCAAGGCCTTGATACCGGACATGCTGAACGCCGCAGCACCGAGCATGAAGTGCACACGCCAGAACAGCTCCAGTGGTGGAATACGCGGCGCAGCCTCATGTACCAACAGCATGTAACGACGGAAAACCTTGCCGTAAACCTCTTCCAGGTATTTGCGCAGGTGACCCTGGCTCTGGCTGAAGGCCAAACCGAGCAGGCGCATGAAGATGGAAAGATCGTTGCCGCTGCGCGGCTTGACGGCCAGAGCCTGTTCGACCAGAAGCTCGAGCAACTCCTCCAGGGAAACCTGGGTGTCGGACTTGGCCTGACGGCGATCGAGTTCTTTTTCCAGGCTGGCACAGAAAGGCCCGAGGAAGCGCGAGAAGACCGCTTGAATCAGCGCCTTCTTCGAACCGAAGTGATAATTGACGGCAGCCAGGTTGACCCCAGCCTTGCTGGTGATCAGCCGCAATGAAGTTTCGGCGAAGCCTTTTTCCGCGAACAGCTGTTCCGCAGCATCGAGAATGCGTTCAACGGTTTCCGACTGGGCCATGAGCTATCACCTGACAAACACTTGTTTGAAACATACGTTTCATCCTACTGAATTGTCAAGCCGCATGAGCCGTCTTTTGGCCGGCTGGTCACAGCTTACAACAAGCAGAGACGCAGATTACTCGGCATGGGTAACAAGCCGGACGACAGGCACCTGCAAAATGGGCGTTGCCAAGAGCCGCTTACTGTATATAATCCCAGTCACTGTATAAAAAGACAGAGCCCAGCCATGCTGAAACTGACGCCACGCCAAGCCGAGATTCTCGCCTTCATCAAACGCTGCCTGGAAGACAACGGCTACCCACCCACCCGTGCGGAAATCGCTCAGGAACTGGGGTTCAAATCACCCAATGCAGCAGAAGAGCACCTCAAGGCCCTCGCACGCAAGGGGGCCATCGAGATGACCCCAGGCGCTTCGCGCGGCATTCGCATTCCTGGCTTCGAAGCAGGCGCGGCGAACGAGGACGAAGGCCTTCCAGTCATTGGCCGCGTTGCTGCCGGCGCACCGATCCTCGCCCAGCAGCATGTCGAGGAATCCTGCCAGATCAACCCCGCGCTCTTTCAACCCAAAGCCGACTACCTGCTGCGTGTGCGCGGCATGAGCATGAAGGATATCGGCATTTTCGATGGCGATCTGCTCGCCGTGCACACCACCCGTGAAGCCCGCA
The genomic region above belongs to Pseudomonas sediminis and contains:
- a CDS encoding S-methyl-5'-thioinosine phosphorylase, with the protein product MTVYAIIGGTGLTQLEGLVIRQALTLDTPYGTPSADILRGEYGGREVLFLARHGQPHRIAPHQINYRANLWALKHAGAREIVAVNAVGGIHAEMGAGHFCVPHQLIDYTAGRAHTFFEGELDHVTHVDFSYPYDAALRERLIAALTAEGAAFSSHGVYGCTQGPRLETAAEIVRMERDGCDLVGMTAMPEAALARELALPYACLALVVNPAAGKTSGLITMDEIERVLEQGMGTLKAVLARVLSD
- a CDS encoding TetR family transcriptional regulator; translation: MAQSETVERILDAAEQLFAEKGFAETSLRLITSKAGVNLAAVNYHFGSKKALIQAVFSRFLGPFCASLEKELDRRQAKSDTQVSLEELLELLVEQALAVKPRSGNDLSIFMRLLGLAFSQSQGHLRKYLEEVYGKVFRRYMLLVHEAAPRIPPLELFWRVHFMLGAAAFSMSGIKALRAMAETDFGVNTSIEQVMRMMVPFLAAGMRSETGVNDPALASAQLKPRTKTPSAAPKV
- the lexA gene encoding transcriptional repressor LexA; its protein translation is MLKLTPRQAEILAFIKRCLEDNGYPPTRAEIAQELGFKSPNAAEEHLKALARKGAIEMTPGASRGIRIPGFEAGAANEDEGLPVIGRVAAGAPILAQQHVEESCQINPALFQPKADYLLRVRGMSMKDIGIFDGDLLAVHTTREARNGQIVVARIDDEVTVKRFKREGNKVWLIAENPEFAPIEVDLENQDLVIEGLSVGVIRR
- a CDS encoding L,D-transpeptidase: MSDLDLLHISIADQALYGFSAGRLIVCFPVSTARNGAGERNGSGCTPRGLHQVRAKIGAGLPLAAVLRGRRWTGEVWSPQLHEQFPGRDWILTRILWLSGLEPGRNRLGEVDTFRRYIYLHGTPDTEPMGEPLSHGCIRLRNADMLALFDRVPPHGRVRIDEAACPQWAQAKISRKE
- the nagZ gene encoding beta-N-acetylhexosaminidase, translating into MQGSLMMDIAGTWLTAEDRQMLRQPEVGGLIIFARNIESPRQVRELCQSIRAVRPDLLLAVDQEGGRVQRLRQGFLRLPAMRAIADNDNAEVLAEHCGWLMATEVLAVGLDLSFAPVLDLDHQRSAVVGSRAFEGDPQRATTLAAAFIRGMHQAGMAATGKHFPGHGWAEADSHVAIPVDERSLDEIRACDMQPFKRLAGELDAVMPAHVIYPQVDEQPAGFSRRWLQGILRGELGFDGVIFSDDLSMAGAHVVGDAGKRIEAALAAGCDMGLVCNDRGSAELALSALQRLQVTPAERLQRMRGRGHACTDYRQAPRWSAAVAALRAAHLLD
- the mfd gene encoding transcription-repair coupling factor, whose product is MSVLRLPSLPASAGKQQWGNLPGAALSLTIAEAASNAGRFTLVLTEGSQSAERLQEELAFFAPDLPVLHFPDWETLPYDVFSPHQDIISQRIAALYRLPQLSRGILVVPITTALHRLAPKRFLLGGSLVLDVGQKLDVEQMRGRLEAAGYRCVDTVYEHGEFAVRGALIDLFPMGSDTPYRIDLFDDEIETLRTFDPETQRSVDKVESIRLLPAREFPLEKKAVTDFRGRFRERFDVDFRRCPIYQDLSTGITPAGIEYYLPLFFEETDTLFDYLPGDTQVFSLPGIEKAAEQFWTDARSRYEDRRVDPERPLLPPADIFLPVEDCFARLKSWPRVVVNQDDIEPGVGQTRFDARALPDLAIQAKAGEPLAALRRFIEEYPGRVLFCAESAGRREVLLELLARLKLKPREVEGWPAFVASPERLNICIAPLDEGLLLDDLALIAESPLFGQRVMQRRRREKGREGGDNVIKNLTELREGAPVVHIDHGVGRYLGLVTMEFDGQAAEFLALQYADEAKLYVPVASLHLIARYTGSDDALAPLHRLGSEVWQKAKRKAAEQVRDVAAELLDIYARRAAREGFAFQDPALDYATFSAGFPFEETPDQQAAIDAVRADMLAGKPMDRLVCGDVGFGKTEVAMRAAFIAVHSGKQVAVLVPTTLLAQQHYNSFRDRFADWPVKVEVMSRFKSAKEVGEAVQQLAEGKVDIVIGTHKLLQDDVKFQNLGLAIIDEEHRFGVRQKEQLKALRSEVDILTLTATPIPRTLNMAVAGMRDLSIIATPPARRLSVRTFVMEANKPTIKEALLRELLRGGQVYYLHNDVKTIEKCAADLAELVPEARIGIGHGQMRERDLEQVMSDFYHKRFNVLVASTIIETGIDVPSANTIIIDRADKFGLAQLHQLRGRVGRSHHQAYAYLLTPPRKQMTTDAEKRLEAIANAQDLGAGFVLATHDLEIRGAGELLGDGQSGQIQAVGFTLYMEMLERAVKAIQKGEQPNLDQPLGGGPEINLRVPALIPEDYLPDVHARLILYKRIANASDEDGLKELQVEMIDRFGLLPEPTKNLMRLTLLKLQAEKLGITKVDAGPQGGRIEFAAETCVDPLTLIKLIQAQPKRYKFEGATVFKIQVPMERAEERFNTLEALLERLAPTT
- a CDS encoding CsiV family protein yields the protein MRPLHLIALLLCLLAPSAFAERLYQVELLVFRQAGDAVIAPKIAPDDWAGTALPIAGSERPTSLDSEAAKLNSGNGYQVLLHKAWSQTLSNSPSRVAINSGEAHLGHYPVEGTLAFTQDRFADLDLELWINRFSADGLLESSEHMKVAQRLKDNSLTYLDHGSLGALVRISPL